A genomic segment from Deltaproteobacteria bacterium encodes:
- a CDS encoding amidohydrolase, with amino-acid sequence MAPHNFPAVFDADGHVMETDADIFDYLPPPYRGQTQLFTAPFFPGLDAWHRAASRVGDGLGRVLERPTAQDWLGFLDAASVAVSVLFPTNGLAHGVLADPKWAAGLARGYNDWLYDRFLRVAPDRLKGMALIAMQDPAQAVVELRRAVGELGMIGAVLPAVGLPEALGHRSYWPVYEAAQDLNCLLAVHGAPTWGLGLEKLRNLIELRVLNHAIAQQIQMTSLILSGVFEIYPGLRIAFCEAGCGWVPYLMERLDREYASRHTQVPLLKRPPSEYLRTGQVFLHAELDERGLAYAIEVLGEGAFFCASDFPHEPKQDFIRTLAEFAAREDIRASAKGKLLWDNPQRMYGLV; translated from the coding sequence ATGGCGCCGCACAACTTTCCCGCAGTGTTCGATGCCGACGGACATGTGATGGAGACTGACGCCGATATCTTTGATTATCTGCCGCCTCCCTACCGCGGCCAGACGCAGCTTTTTACGGCGCCCTTCTTCCCCGGCCTCGATGCTTGGCATCGCGCCGCGAGCCGCGTTGGCGACGGGCTGGGGCGCGTGCTGGAGCGGCCCACTGCCCAGGATTGGCTCGGCTTTCTCGACGCTGCGTCGGTAGCCGTCAGTGTGTTGTTTCCCACCAATGGTCTGGCCCATGGCGTCCTCGCCGACCCGAAGTGGGCCGCTGGCTTGGCGCGAGGGTACAATGACTGGCTGTACGATCGCTTTTTGCGCGTCGCTCCCGACCGTCTCAAGGGCATGGCGCTGATCGCCATGCAGGACCCGGCGCAGGCGGTCGTAGAGCTGCGCCGCGCGGTTGGTGAGTTGGGTATGATCGGCGCCGTCTTGCCGGCGGTCGGACTCCCTGAGGCGCTTGGCCATCGCAGCTACTGGCCAGTCTATGAGGCGGCGCAGGATCTCAACTGTCTGCTCGCCGTGCACGGCGCGCCCACCTGGGGACTCGGGCTGGAAAAGCTGCGCAACTTGATCGAATTGCGCGTGCTCAACCATGCCATCGCCCAGCAAATCCAGATGACAAGTCTCATTTTGAGCGGCGTGTTCGAGATTTACCCCGGCCTGCGCATCGCCTTCTGCGAAGCCGGCTGTGGCTGGGTGCCCTACCTGATGGAGCGGCTCGACCGCGAGTACGCCAGCCGCCACACCCAGGTGCCCCTGCTCAAGCGCCCACCGAGCGAATACTTGCGCACCGGCCAAGTTTTCTTGCATGCCGAGCTGGACGAGCGCGGCCTCGCTTATGCTATAGAAGTGCTCGGCGAAGGCGCCTTTTTCTGTGCCTCCGACTTTCCGCACGAGCCGAAGCAGGATTTCATCCGCACGCTCGCAGAGTTCGCGGCCCGCGAGGATATTCGCGCCAGCGCGAAAGGCAAATTGCTCTGGGACAATCCCCAGCGCATGTACGGGCTAGTGTAG